From a single Nissabacter sp. SGAir0207 genomic region:
- the aroG gene encoding 3-deoxy-7-phosphoheptulonate synthase AroG, whose amino-acid sequence MNYQNDDLRIKEIKELLPPVALLEKFPATDKAAETVSHARSAIHKILKGNDDRLLVVIGPCSIHDPKAAKEYASRLLALRDELHGALEIVMRVYFEKPRTTVGWKGLINDPQMDGSFQINDGLRLARKLLLEINDTGLPAAGEFLDMITPQYMADLMSWGAIGARTTESQVHRELASGLSCPVGFKNGTDGTIKVAIDAINAAGAPHSFLSVTKWGHSAIVNTSGNGDCHIILRGGKAPNYSAQDVSAVKAGLEQAGLPARIMIDFSHANSSKQFKKQMEVATDVCGQIAGGDQSIMGVMIESHLVEGNQSLESGEPLVYGQSVTDACIGWDDTETVLRQLAAAVEARRG is encoded by the coding sequence ATGAATTACCAAAATGACGATTTACGCATCAAAGAGATCAAAGAACTTCTGCCCCCTGTTGCCCTGTTAGAGAAATTTCCTGCCACTGATAAGGCAGCGGAGACGGTCTCCCACGCACGCAGCGCGATCCACAAAATCCTGAAGGGCAATGATGACCGCCTGCTGGTGGTGATTGGCCCCTGTTCCATCCACGATCCCAAAGCCGCCAAAGAGTACGCCAGCCGCCTGCTGGCGCTGCGTGACGAGCTGCACGGCGCGCTGGAGATTGTGATGCGCGTCTACTTTGAGAAACCGCGCACCACTGTCGGCTGGAAAGGGCTGATCAACGACCCGCAGATGGATGGCAGCTTCCAGATTAATGATGGCCTGCGTCTGGCGCGCAAACTGCTGCTGGAGATCAACGACACCGGTCTGCCGGCGGCGGGCGAGTTCCTCGACATGATCACCCCGCAATATATGGCGGACTTGATGAGCTGGGGCGCGATTGGCGCGCGTACCACTGAATCCCAGGTGCACCGCGAGCTGGCCTCTGGCCTCTCCTGCCCGGTCGGTTTCAAGAATGGCACCGACGGCACCATCAAGGTGGCCATTGACGCCATCAACGCCGCTGGCGCGCCGCACAGCTTCCTGTCGGTCACCAAGTGGGGCCACTCCGCCATCGTCAACACCAGCGGCAATGGCGACTGCCACATCATCCTGCGCGGCGGCAAGGCGCCGAACTACAGCGCGCAGGATGTCAGCGCGGTGAAGGCCGGGCTGGAGCAGGCGGGCTTGCCGGCGCGCATCATGATAGACTTCAGCCACGCCAACAGCAGCAAGCAGTTCAAAAAGCAGATGGAAGTGGCGACCGACGTCTGCGGCCAGATCGCGGGCGGCGACCAGAGCATCATGGGCGTGATGATTGAGAGCCATCTGGTGGAAGGCAACCAGAGTCTGGAGAGTGGCGAGCCGCTGGTTTATGGCCAGAGCGTCACTGACGCCTGCATCGGCTGGGACGACACCGAAACCGTGCTGCGCCAGTTGGCGGCGGCGGTGGAAGCGCGTCGCGGCTAA
- a CDS encoding protein YbgS: MKKLALIFLTATMALGTFGSGAALAAGSSSNNGMSNQSDGPGAKENLPPNNVDNSQINTGSNDVSGNTSIDTGTGDTSTATGTTDADEAHKKTMCKDGRCPDQTPGAAADDTTK; encoded by the coding sequence ATGAAAAAGCTCGCTTTGATTTTTCTGACCGCAACCATGGCACTCGGTACTTTCGGTAGTGGCGCTGCGCTGGCCGCTGGCTCTTCCAGCAATAATGGCATGTCTAACCAATCTGATGGCCCTGGCGCGAAAGAGAACCTGCCGCCGAACAACGTGGACAATAGCCAGATTAATACCGGCTCCAACGATGTGAGCGGCAATACCAGCATTGATACCGGCACCGGTGATACCAGTACCGCGACTGGCACCACCGATGCAGATGAAGCACATAAAAAGACCATGTGTAAAGATGGCCGCTGCCCAGACCAGACTCCAGGGGCTGCCGCGGACGATACCACCAAGTAA